The Streptomyces bacillaris sequence CTCCGCTCGGGCCGGCGCTCTCGCTCGAAGACGTCGTGGGCACCAAGGTCCGCGCTCTGGCCGCCCTCGGTCTCGTACGCGACCTGGTCGATGTGCGGGCGGCCGTCGGCCATTGGAGCCACAGCGAGCTGGAGGAGCTGGGGCGGCGGCACGCCCCGGACTCCTTCGACCCGGCCGAACTCCAGGCGCGGCTGGAGGGGGCCGACTGGGTCGATGACGCCGAGTTCACCGCGTACGGGATCGGGGAGCGGGACGTTCCCGCACTGCGGTCGTGGGCGCAGGAGTGGGCCAACGACATCGCGGAACGGCTCCTGGAGGAGGGGACGCCGCCGCCCGAGGGGTGAGGCGTGGGCCCGCGCCCGGTGAAGGCGGTCGCGGGCCCGAGGGATGCTGCACCCGGGGCGCCCTCCGGCGGGGGAGGCGGTACACCGTACGCGCTACACCGGGGGCGTTCCCGGCGGGGAAGGGGCCGGGGGAGGGTTGGGGAGCGGGGGGCCCGGGTTCGGTGGGGGCTGCGGAGGGCCCTCCCTGTGCCTGCCCTCGGGGTGGACCTTGCGGGGCGGCAGGCCGTAGATGCCGAGCGGCGGGAAGAGGTCCACGCGGCGCGGGTAGTCACCCTCCGCGCACTCCTCGCAGAGCAGGTCCCGGCCGGCCTCTGTGTGCCGGGCGGCGGTGACCGGCGCGTTCCAACAGGCCTCGCAGGTGCGGACGTCCGTCGCGGACAGGGCGATCATCGGTGCCTCCCGGGCAGGGCCGGTAAAGCGTGATGGGTGGCGGTCGTACGCATGGATGCCTCCGTCTCGGGGGAGCGGGTGAGCCGTGACGCGGGAAGCGGGTGAGTCGGCCGGGGTCTACGCGCGGGTCTCGCGCCACGCGCGGACGAGCTTCGCGGCCGTGGGGCAGACCGTGCCCGCCCGGCAGGCGCCGCACGTCGTCGTGTGGGCGAGCAGATCGCGGTAGGCGGCGTCGGGAGTGTCGGTCGTGGTCACGG is a genomic window containing:
- a CDS encoding nucleotidyl transferase AbiEii/AbiGii toxin family protein encodes the protein MNLTELHRRLLADVLDVGGDHALVLAGGCAVQAHGLVDRPGRDVDVATESPAAMKGIASAVRAGLWQRGWQVAKLDVDPVSAQLIVTEPVGGAACELGLRKEVLWRPPVRTPLGPALSLEDVVGTKVRALAALGLVRDLVDVRAAVGHWSHSELEELGRRHAPDSFDPAELQARLEGADWVDDAEFTAYGIGERDVPALRSWAQEWANDIAERLLEEGTPPPEG